One window from the genome of Amycolatopsis sp. NBC_01480 encodes:
- a CDS encoding RCC1 domain-containing protein, with protein MSGVSRYRRIPRRGVVLGAALAVVAPLWTGGVAVAAPAGGVFGWGVAITVTLAIPPESADGVTSMSAGGIDALALRNGGVLAWGDNNFGQTEVPAGLSAGVAQVASGWAHELALKNGRVYAWGNDWYGQTDLPASVASGVTAIATSNVHSLALKQGGQVVSWGSRSDVPAAAASGVSAISAGGDHNLVLKNGGVLAWGNNTYGQTTVPAAATSGVSAISAGYDHSLALKNGGVLAWGRDNFHQVDVPAEATSGVVAIDAGWNHNVAVKSDGTIVLWGSDISGESDPSACAPIFGASAGDGATFVLKADLNVCQ; from the coding sequence GTGTCTGGTGTCTCGCGTTACCGACGGATCCCGCGCCGTGGTGTCGTTCTCGGGGCCGCGCTGGCCGTGGTCGCGCCACTGTGGACGGGCGGGGTGGCCGTGGCGGCGCCCGCTGGGGGCGTGTTCGGTTGGGGAGTGGCGATCACGGTCACGTTGGCCATTCCGCCGGAGTCGGCCGATGGGGTGACGTCGATGTCGGCCGGGGGGATCGATGCGCTCGCGCTGCGCAACGGGGGCGTGCTTGCGTGGGGGGACAACAACTTCGGCCAGACGGAGGTGCCCGCGGGGCTCAGCGCGGGCGTCGCGCAGGTGGCGTCGGGCTGGGCACACGAACTCGCGCTCAAGAACGGCCGGGTCTACGCCTGGGGCAACGACTGGTACGGCCAGACCGACCTGCCCGCGTCCGTCGCGAGCGGGGTCACGGCTATCGCGACGTCCAATGTGCACAGTCTCGCGCTGAAGCAGGGCGGGCAGGTGGTGAGCTGGGGTTCGCGCTCCGACGTGCCCGCCGCCGCGGCCTCCGGCGTCAGCGCGATTTCCGCGGGCGGCGACCACAACCTCGTGCTGAAGAACGGCGGCGTTCTCGCCTGGGGCAACAACACCTACGGTCAGACGACGGTGCCGGCTGCCGCGACGTCCGGCGTCAGCGCGATTTCGGCCGGTTACGACCACAGCCTGGCGCTCAAGAACGGCGGCGTCCTCGCCTGGGGGCGGGACAACTTCCACCAGGTCGACGTGCCCGCCGAGGCGACGTCCGGGGTGGTCGCGATCGACGCCGGCTGGAACCACAACGTCGCGGTGAAGTCCGACGGCACGATCGTCCTCTGGGGATCCGACATCTCCGGGGAGAGCGACCCCTCCGCGTGCGCCCCGATCTTCGGCGCCTCCGCGGGCGACGGGGCGACGTTCGTGCTCAAGGCGGACCTGAACGTCTGCCAGTGA
- a CDS encoding DUF6801 domain-containing protein, whose translation MSRLRKLSTSAAMTGIAVGAIAVLTAGTAAAATTVYSAGTTPNPAITYTCTFPGIPAQPVAITAHLSAPDTVPSGTTITPTDVGGTATVSATVHALLTAVGLDGIRGSATVPVTATSGTLSQPAATGLDIPETIYPAGGPITVVISQVAASSIPNYTAGPAGSATLKLGTPISAALQFHKASDGSWSNWTMNCTLKAQSPAQNTSFSPNLTIS comes from the coding sequence ATGTCCCGACTCAGGAAGCTGTCCACGAGCGCCGCGATGACCGGAATCGCCGTGGGCGCCATCGCGGTGCTCACCGCCGGCACGGCGGCCGCGGCCACGACCGTCTACTCGGCCGGCACCACGCCGAACCCCGCGATCACCTACACCTGCACGTTCCCGGGCATCCCGGCGCAGCCGGTGGCGATCACCGCGCACCTCAGCGCGCCCGACACGGTCCCGTCGGGCACCACCATCACGCCGACCGACGTGGGCGGCACCGCGACGGTCTCGGCGACCGTCCACGCGCTGCTCACCGCCGTCGGCCTCGACGGGATCCGGGGCTCGGCCACGGTTCCGGTGACGGCGACGTCGGGCACCCTCTCGCAGCCGGCCGCCACCGGCCTCGACATCCCGGAGACGATCTACCCGGCCGGCGGCCCGATCACGGTGGTCATCTCGCAGGTCGCGGCCTCGAGCATCCCGAACTACACCGCGGGCCCGGCGGGCTCGGCGACGCTCAAGCTCGGCACGCCGATCAGCGCCGCGCTGCAGTTCCACAAGGCGTCGGACGGCAGCTGGTCCAACTGGACGATGAACTGCACCCTCAAGGCGCAGTCGCCGGCGCAGAACACCTCGTTCAGCCCGAACCTCACCATCAGCTGA
- a CDS encoding MCE family protein, whose product MRARPLLTAVTVACLALAGCSSPGGFHGVYDLPLPGGADLGDHPYQVTVQFADVLDLVPQAAVKVGDVPVGRVQSIGLGADGWTAQTVLRVNGDIALPANAVARLRQSSLLGEKFVELAPPDQAASGKLGDGDVIPVSRTNRNPEIEEIFGALSLLLNGGGIGQLQTIDQELSKVMTGNEAEIRGFLSGVDTLMSNLDAHRADITTALDGLDHLSASLANRDNQIADALTDLTPGLKTLTDQRAQLVTMLDSLNQLSSVATNVVDRSRDDLVADLNALAPILHRLADAGQNLPKALEILPTFPFTDPVLDAIKGDYLNVYASLIPAPGVPLPPPGEGTPPGLPTLPLSGGQ is encoded by the coding sequence ATGAGGGCCCGGCCGCTGCTGACCGCGGTGACGGTGGCCTGCCTGGCGCTGGCCGGATGCTCCTCGCCCGGCGGCTTCCACGGCGTGTACGACCTGCCGCTGCCCGGCGGCGCGGACCTCGGCGACCACCCGTACCAGGTCACTGTGCAGTTCGCCGACGTGCTGGACCTGGTGCCGCAGGCCGCGGTGAAGGTCGGCGACGTGCCGGTCGGCCGGGTCCAGTCCATCGGCCTCGGCGCCGACGGGTGGACCGCGCAGACCGTGCTGAGGGTGAACGGCGACATCGCGCTGCCCGCGAACGCGGTCGCGCGGCTGCGCCAGTCCTCACTGCTGGGCGAGAAGTTCGTGGAGCTGGCGCCACCGGACCAGGCCGCGTCCGGGAAGCTGGGCGACGGCGACGTCATCCCGGTCTCGCGCACCAACCGGAACCCGGAGATCGAGGAGATCTTCGGCGCGCTTTCGCTGCTGCTCAACGGCGGCGGCATCGGCCAGCTCCAGACCATCGACCAGGAGCTGTCGAAGGTGATGACCGGCAACGAGGCCGAGATCCGCGGCTTCCTGTCCGGAGTGGACACCCTGATGTCCAACCTGGACGCCCACCGCGCGGACATCACCACCGCGCTCGACGGGCTCGACCACCTGTCGGCGTCGCTGGCGAACCGCGACAACCAGATCGCCGACGCGCTCACCGACCTCACCCCCGGCCTCAAGACGCTCACCGACCAGCGCGCGCAGCTCGTCACCATGCTGGACTCGTTGAACCAGCTGTCCTCGGTGGCCACCAACGTCGTCGACCGGAGCCGGGACGACCTGGTCGCGGACCTGAACGCGCTCGCGCCGATCCTGCACCGGCTCGCCGACGCCGGGCAGAACCTGCCGAAGGCGCTGGAGATCCTGCCGACCTTCCCGTTCACCGACCCGGTGCTGGACGCGATCAAGGGCGATTACCTCAACGTCTACGCGTCGCTGATCCCCGCGCCCGGGGTGCCGCTGCCGCCGCCGGGTGAAGGCACGCCGCCGGGGCTGCCGACGCTGCCGTTGTCGGGAGGCCAGTGA
- a CDS encoding MCE family protein: protein MTTTRAGLRISRFLTFAVILVLVLAGVLWWVFSGAGQHHVTAYFSRAVGVYSGSDVRVLGVKVGEVTAVTPQGEQVRVDMSVDAGVAVAADTPAVVVAPSVVADRYVQLAKLARGGPKLPDGAVIGRDRTATPVELDQLYASLNTLATALGPKGANSDGALSDLLRTGAANLQGNGTAFNNSVRDFAQLARTLAGNSDDLFGTVDELQKFTSMLATNDSQVSDVNRQLAAISDTLAANRGELAGALNGLGSALAGIQSFIHDNRAAIKSNVDKLAGTTQTLVDQRASLAEVLDTAPLAATNVLNAIDPATGTLQGRTDLLDYASGQHIAGLPLPISGDIVTGGGR from the coding sequence ATGACCACCACCCGGGCGGGCCTGCGCATCAGCCGGTTCCTGACCTTCGCCGTGATCCTCGTGCTCGTGCTCGCGGGGGTGCTCTGGTGGGTCTTCTCGGGCGCCGGGCAGCACCACGTCACGGCGTACTTCTCCCGCGCGGTCGGTGTCTACAGTGGATCGGACGTGCGGGTGCTCGGCGTCAAGGTCGGCGAGGTCACCGCGGTCACGCCGCAGGGCGAGCAGGTGCGGGTCGACATGTCGGTGGACGCCGGAGTAGCCGTCGCCGCCGACACGCCCGCGGTGGTGGTGGCGCCGAGCGTGGTCGCCGACCGCTACGTGCAGCTGGCCAAGCTGGCGCGCGGCGGCCCGAAGCTGCCCGACGGCGCCGTGATCGGCCGGGACCGCACGGCCACGCCGGTCGAGCTGGACCAGCTGTACGCCAGCCTGAACACACTCGCCACGGCGCTCGGCCCGAAGGGCGCGAACTCCGACGGCGCGCTGTCCGACCTGCTGCGCACCGGCGCGGCCAACCTCCAGGGCAACGGCACGGCGTTCAACAACTCCGTCCGCGACTTCGCCCAGCTCGCCCGGACGCTGGCGGGCAACTCCGACGACCTGTTCGGCACCGTCGACGAGCTGCAGAAGTTCACCAGCATGCTGGCCACCAACGACAGCCAGGTGTCCGACGTGAACCGGCAGCTCGCGGCGATCTCGGACACCCTGGCGGCCAACCGCGGCGAGCTGGCCGGCGCGTTGAACGGCCTCGGCAGCGCGCTCGCCGGCATCCAGTCCTTCATCCACGACAACCGGGCCGCGATCAAGTCCAATGTGGACAAGCTGGCCGGCACCACGCAGACGCTGGTGGATCAGCGCGCGTCGCTGGCCGAGGTGCTCGACACCGCGCCACTGGCCGCGACCAACGTTCTCAACGCGATCGACCCCGCCACCGGCACCCTGCAGGGCCGGACCGACCTGCTCGACTATGCCTCCGGTCAGCACATCGCCGGTCTGCCGTTGCCGATATCGGGCGACATCGTCACCGGGGGCGGGCGATGA
- a CDS encoding GntR family transcriptional regulator — protein sequence MPLRVTVDADSGVAPWRQVYDQIVRAIATGALADGAKLPPIRQLARDLGLASGTIARVYRELEAGGLVATGRAKGTVVTGPAERPNRAGLLREAAMEFAARARELDAGPAEAVDAVRAAMDERASEHLG from the coding sequence GTGCCGCTGCGAGTCACGGTCGACGCCGACAGCGGCGTCGCCCCCTGGCGTCAGGTGTACGACCAGATCGTCCGCGCGATCGCGACGGGCGCACTCGCTGACGGCGCCAAACTGCCGCCGATCCGCCAGCTCGCCCGCGACCTCGGGCTCGCTTCCGGCACCATCGCGCGCGTCTACCGCGAGCTGGAGGCCGGTGGGCTGGTGGCCACGGGCCGCGCGAAGGGAACCGTCGTCACGGGTCCGGCCGAACGGCCGAACCGTGCCGGGCTGCTTCGCGAAGCGGCCATGGAGTTCGCCGCCCGGGCACGTGAACTGGACGCCGGACCGGCCGAAGCCGTCGACGCCGTCCGCGCGGCGATGGATGAGAGAGCCTCCGAACACCTCGGCTGA
- a CDS encoding arginase family protein, with amino-acid sequence MLINAVPQWQGAIGPRATGLVEGCLALSELAGHVLGLPVRHVRQDRATSDAVDGVANRAVLTGPNRAAQLAALEAPGGPVLTIGGDCGVELIPVGVARFRYGAGLGAAWFDAHADLNTAESSPSGAFHGMVLRSLLGEGDASFAASPALEPGRVALFGTRAFDAAEEEAVARGLAVRTKDVAGTLRAAGADRVYLHLDLDVLDPAEFGGLNYPEPGGLTITELVEALDGLSEMDVVGAGIAECVGTGRELNVLEPVVAAVGRLLMRA; translated from the coding sequence ATGCTGATCAACGCGGTGCCGCAGTGGCAGGGCGCGATCGGCCCGAGAGCAACCGGGCTGGTCGAGGGCTGCCTCGCGCTTTCCGAACTGGCCGGGCACGTGCTCGGACTGCCGGTGCGCCATGTCCGCCAGGACAGGGCGACCTCGGACGCGGTCGACGGCGTCGCCAACCGGGCCGTGCTCACCGGCCCGAACCGGGCGGCGCAACTGGCCGCGCTGGAGGCTCCTGGCGGTCCGGTGCTGACCATCGGCGGCGACTGCGGCGTCGAGCTGATCCCGGTCGGGGTCGCACGATTCCGTTACGGCGCAGGGTTGGGAGCCGCGTGGTTCGACGCGCACGCGGACTTGAACACCGCTGAGTCGTCGCCGTCCGGCGCCTTCCACGGGATGGTGCTGCGGTCGCTGCTCGGCGAGGGGGACGCGTCATTCGCGGCCAGTCCAGCGCTGGAGCCCGGCCGGGTCGCGCTGTTCGGCACGCGGGCTTTCGACGCGGCCGAGGAGGAGGCGGTCGCCCGCGGGCTGGCTGTGCGGACCAAGGACGTCGCCGGGACGCTGCGCGCGGCCGGCGCGGATCGGGTGTACCTGCACCTGGACCTGGACGTCCTGGACCCGGCCGAATTCGGCGGCCTGAACTACCCGGAGCCGGGCGGGCTGACGATCACCGAACTTGTCGAGGCGCTCGACGGACTGTCCGAAATGGACGTCGTCGGCGCGGGGATCGCGGAGTGCGTCGGCACGGGCAGGGAACTGAACGTTCTCGAGCCCGTCGTCGCCGCGGTGGGGAGGTTGCTGATGCGGGCTTGA
- a CDS encoding MlaD family protein, whose product MLSRKARVQVLVFVVIALVTTAFVGAKYAGISRLFGIGSYTVKLELSDGGGIFTNGEVTYRGVPVGRVGPLRLTDSGMEADLLLDSSAPPIPVNSQAVVANRSAVGEQYVDLQPRTDGGPYLAAGSVIPRESTTLPLPVQTFLTNLDDLTASVPTGDLRTVVDELDNALQNSGPDLQLLMDTASSFTKSASDSLPQTHRLIDDGATVLRTQADSSGEWRDFSRNAHLFADQLKTSDGDLRRLITAAPPAATEISGLLKDTDPGLPVLLANLLTTSQVFSARTDGLEQLLVTTPKAVAATSAAITPGSGKVSLALTFFDPPPCRTGYGSTPVRSSADTSPLPFNTAAACTLPAGSATSVRGSQNAPHPGLPPVAVPGGAGGLTDLTRFDGQPTSTDLEEMLWLRNGN is encoded by the coding sequence ATGCTGTCGAGGAAAGCGCGCGTGCAGGTGCTGGTGTTCGTCGTGATCGCGCTGGTGACGACGGCGTTCGTGGGCGCTAAGTACGCGGGCATCAGCCGGCTGTTCGGCATCGGCTCGTACACGGTGAAGCTGGAGCTGTCCGACGGCGGCGGCATCTTCACCAACGGCGAGGTGACCTACCGCGGCGTCCCGGTCGGGCGCGTCGGGCCGCTGCGGCTGACCGATTCCGGCATGGAGGCCGACCTGCTGCTCGACTCGTCCGCGCCGCCGATCCCGGTGAACTCCCAGGCGGTCGTGGCGAACCGGTCGGCTGTCGGCGAGCAGTACGTCGACCTGCAGCCGCGCACGGACGGCGGGCCGTACCTGGCCGCGGGCTCGGTCATCCCGCGCGAGTCGACCACGCTGCCGCTGCCGGTGCAGACGTTCCTGACCAACCTGGACGACCTGACCGCCTCGGTGCCGACCGGCGACCTGCGCACGGTCGTCGACGAGCTGGACAACGCGTTGCAGAACTCGGGCCCGGACCTGCAACTGCTGATGGACACGGCGTCCTCGTTCACGAAGTCGGCCTCGGACAGCCTGCCGCAGACCCACCGCCTGATCGACGACGGCGCCACGGTGCTGCGTACGCAGGCCGATTCTTCGGGCGAGTGGCGGGACTTCAGCCGCAACGCGCACCTGTTCGCCGACCAGCTGAAGACCTCCGACGGCGACCTGCGCCGCCTGATCACGGCCGCGCCGCCCGCCGCCACGGAGATTTCGGGCCTGCTGAAGGACACCGACCCCGGGCTGCCGGTGCTGCTCGCGAACCTGCTCACGACGTCACAAGTGTTCAGCGCCCGCACCGACGGCCTGGAGCAACTGCTGGTCACCACGCCGAAGGCGGTGGCGGCGACGTCCGCGGCCATCACCCCGGGCAGCGGGAAGGTGTCGCTGGCGCTGACGTTCTTCGACCCGCCGCCGTGCCGCACGGGTTACGGGAGCACGCCGGTCCGCAGCAGCGCCGACACTTCGCCGCTGCCGTTCAACACCGCAGCGGCGTGCACGCTGCCCGCCGGCTCCGCGACGTCGGTGCGGGGCTCACAGAACGCGCCGCACCCGGGTTTGCCGCCCGTCGCCGTCCCGGGTGGCGCTGGGGGACTGACCGACCTGACGCGCTTCGACGGCCAGCCCACGTCCACCGATCTCGAGGAGATGCTGTGGCTGCGCAACGGAAACTGA
- a CDS encoding helix-turn-helix domain-containing protein, translating into MSVERGLDHPVLPSALPRKLAEILRPELASLSEEIVDEIQATIPAYARPLDGPYGKSIRAGVEYAITLFVAQIADPSVSKEQSHEVHHRLGQNEMREGRSLDTLQSAYRVGARVSWRRIMRVGRRSGLSSAVMSQLADAMLAFMDELASVALDGYLEAKARTAGALETWRRKLLGLLLEVPAAPAKAVAELAQLTGWAVPELVSPIAVRPLFEAHPRRRVTLDSDVLAELDGVEPRLVVPGPVGGARLATLQAALPDHCLSIGPCVPLDSLADSLRWARAALVLADRGRIPGQRVIRAEEHLATLLVNSDTALVTLLRTRLFAPLAEMTDKQQDRLLETLRAWLDSQGNVVEIAERLQVHPQTVRYRMRQLQATFGDRLRDPSARFELELVLRGCSPDHSPAAGESWVGGFPVGELMPSPRRSPQWSDR; encoded by the coding sequence ATGTCGGTGGAGCGCGGACTCGATCATCCGGTGTTGCCCTCGGCGCTGCCCCGGAAGCTGGCCGAGATCCTGCGCCCTGAACTGGCGAGCCTTTCCGAGGAGATCGTCGACGAGATCCAGGCGACGATCCCGGCGTACGCGCGGCCGCTCGACGGGCCGTACGGGAAGTCGATCCGGGCGGGGGTCGAGTACGCGATCACGCTGTTCGTCGCGCAGATCGCCGATCCGAGCGTGTCCAAGGAGCAGTCGCACGAGGTGCACCACCGGCTCGGGCAGAACGAGATGCGCGAGGGCCGCAGCCTGGACACGCTGCAGTCGGCGTACCGCGTTGGCGCGCGGGTGTCGTGGCGGCGGATCATGCGGGTCGGGCGGCGCAGTGGCCTTTCATCGGCAGTGATGTCGCAGCTGGCGGACGCGATGCTGGCGTTCATGGACGAGCTCGCGTCGGTGGCCCTCGACGGTTACCTGGAGGCGAAGGCCCGGACGGCCGGCGCGTTGGAGACGTGGCGGCGAAAGCTGCTCGGGCTGCTGCTGGAGGTCCCTGCGGCCCCGGCGAAGGCCGTGGCGGAACTCGCTCAGCTCACCGGCTGGGCGGTGCCGGAGCTGGTTTCGCCGATTGCCGTCCGGCCGCTGTTCGAAGCCCATCCGCGCCGGCGCGTCACGCTGGACTCCGACGTACTGGCCGAACTCGATGGCGTGGAGCCCCGCCTCGTCGTCCCGGGCCCGGTCGGCGGCGCGCGGCTGGCGACGTTGCAGGCGGCGTTGCCGGACCACTGCCTGTCCATCGGGCCGTGCGTGCCGCTGGACAGCCTCGCGGATTCGCTGCGCTGGGCCCGAGCCGCATTGGTGCTCGCCGATCGGGGGCGAATCCCCGGCCAACGCGTGATCCGCGCCGAGGAGCACCTGGCCACGCTGCTCGTGAACTCCGACACCGCGCTGGTCACGCTGTTGCGCACCCGGCTGTTCGCGCCGCTCGCCGAAATGACGGACAAGCAGCAGGACCGTCTCCTCGAGACGCTGCGGGCCTGGCTCGACAGCCAGGGCAACGTCGTCGAGATCGCCGAACGCCTCCAGGTTCACCCCCAGACAGTGCGCTACCGCATGCGCCAGCTGCAGGCGACGTTCGGCGACCGGCTGCGCGACCCGTCGGCCCGTTTCGAGCTGGAACTGGTGCTGCGCGGATGCTCTCCCGACCATTCGCCGGCGGCGGGCGAATCCTGGGTGGGCGGCTTTCCCGTGGGCGAGCTGATGCCGTCGCCGCGCAGAAGCCCACAGTGGAGCGACCGCTGA
- a CDS encoding DUF6801 domain-containing protein yields the protein MTCPLDGPVPLTMRTTVTVPASVKTGQTLSLNDFTTTFALSHDVAHALTSTGSLAGGLTFGLTIHRDGKKDTIPVPMTFAPTAVPPTGDVTLTATGQAPGLALDTPGAVTLDVTAPTLALSPAPAGTGTGSGPGTSPGSPGTPGTPGDNPPAPPSSGVPGNVPPANDSSSTGSDPSTPTTGAPPQTGTAPPTGTSPTGTPPAKEVTCTLTPGQPTSLGTLMVLPGQAAAGSVKAQSESDEPLTIVTPLVLVRIVAKSTVVRLGANITSTPTALLNGIWTIRLDPNTGIPIDSTVSGTTSFKPQQSTFLGFGFVPVTATVEFLPVDYRNAKQIPITGAITTDANNVSILTSHIDVMARLSNAKVNGQPLDVGPDCVTSQPVGLDLRGPYEPLGVGSIGTDPNSPDPKFRGFVLPPFRNCGATEPVSPLLTGMASGPGNQAHVETLNLAECTSPDHTQCPPDPNLPPAQTAKSPR from the coding sequence ATGACCTGCCCCCTAGACGGCCCAGTTCCACTCACCATGCGCACAACCGTGACCGTGCCGGCGTCGGTGAAAACCGGTCAAACGCTGTCCCTCAACGACTTCACCACAACCTTCGCCCTGTCCCACGACGTCGCCCACGCCCTGACCTCAACCGGCAGCCTGGCCGGCGGCCTCACCTTCGGCCTAACAATCCACCGCGACGGCAAGAAGGACACCATCCCCGTCCCGATGACCTTCGCCCCCACCGCGGTCCCCCCAACCGGCGACGTCACCCTCACCGCCACCGGCCAAGCCCCCGGCCTCGCCCTGGACACCCCCGGCGCCGTAACCCTCGACGTCACCGCCCCGACCCTCGCCCTCTCCCCAGCCCCCGCTGGCACCGGCACCGGCTCTGGACCTGGCACCAGCCCCGGGTCCCCAGGTACTCCGGGCACTCCGGGCGACAATCCTCCGGCCCCTCCCAGCAGCGGTGTCCCCGGCAACGTCCCCCCAGCCAACGACTCCTCCAGCACCGGCTCCGACCCGAGCACCCCCACCACCGGCGCACCTCCGCAAACGGGCACCGCTCCCCCCACCGGAACCTCCCCCACCGGCACCCCGCCCGCCAAGGAAGTGACCTGCACCCTGACCCCCGGCCAGCCCACCTCGCTCGGCACGCTCATGGTGCTGCCCGGCCAGGCCGCAGCCGGCAGCGTCAAGGCGCAGAGCGAGAGCGACGAGCCGCTGACGATCGTCACGCCGCTGGTCCTCGTCCGGATCGTCGCCAAATCCACGGTCGTGCGCCTGGGTGCGAACATCACCAGCACGCCCACGGCTCTGCTCAACGGCATCTGGACCATCCGCCTCGACCCGAACACCGGAATCCCGATCGACAGCACCGTCTCGGGCACGACGTCGTTCAAGCCCCAGCAGTCCACCTTCCTCGGCTTCGGCTTCGTCCCGGTGACCGCGACGGTCGAGTTCCTGCCCGTCGATTACCGCAACGCCAAGCAGATCCCCATCACCGGCGCCATCACCACCGACGCGAACAACGTCTCCATCCTCACCAGCCACATCGACGTGATGGCCCGCCTCAGCAACGCCAAGGTGAACGGCCAGCCCCTCGACGTCGGCCCGGACTGCGTCACCTCCCAGCCGGTCGGCCTCGACCTCCGGGGCCCCTACGAGCCACTGGGCGTCGGCTCGATCGGTACCGATCCGAACTCCCCGGACCCCAAGTTCCGCGGTTTCGTCCTCCCGCCCTTCCGCAACTGCGGCGCCACCGAACCCGTGAGCCCGCTCCTCACCGGCATGGCCTCAGGCCCCGGCAACCAGGCCCACGTCGAGACGCTCAACCTGGCCGAGTGCACGTCCCCGGACCACACCCAGTGCCCACCCGACCCGAACCTCCCACCCGCACAGACCGCCAAGTCACCCCGCTAG
- a CDS encoding MCE family protein, which yields MKSFRERNPLTLGVAGSIALAAVLTLTLNWDNLPVVGGGTTYEAEFTEAAGLQADDEVRIAGIKVGQVSGVDLADDHVLVSFQVKDAWIGDRTSAQIKIKTLLGRKFLALNPTGAGDQDPSQPIPRSRTVTPFDVTDAFNGLADTAGAIDTKQLADSFATISDTFKNSPEHVRTALDGLSALSKTVSSRDNQIAELLAGARKLTTTLANSNDDFEKLIGDGNLLLTELNNRRDAIHQLLVGAQQLSQQLNGLVADNKDQLGPALTQLGQVTDLLQRQNDNLAKSLQLAGPYFRVVNNSVGNGRWVDNYLCGLIPENRDPCTPPKGGAK from the coding sequence GTGAAGTCCTTCCGCGAGCGCAATCCCCTGACGCTGGGGGTGGCCGGCAGCATCGCGCTGGCGGCCGTGCTGACGCTGACCCTGAACTGGGACAACCTGCCCGTCGTCGGCGGCGGCACCACCTACGAGGCCGAGTTCACCGAGGCCGCCGGGCTGCAGGCCGACGACGAGGTGCGGATCGCCGGCATCAAGGTCGGCCAGGTGTCCGGCGTCGACCTGGCCGACGACCACGTGCTGGTGAGCTTCCAGGTGAAGGACGCCTGGATCGGCGACCGGACCTCGGCGCAGATCAAGATCAAGACCCTCCTGGGCCGTAAGTTCCTGGCGCTGAACCCGACCGGCGCCGGCGACCAGGACCCGAGCCAGCCGATCCCACGCAGCCGCACCGTCACGCCGTTCGACGTCACCGACGCGTTCAACGGCCTCGCCGACACCGCCGGCGCCATCGACACCAAGCAGCTCGCGGACAGCTTCGCGACGATCAGCGACACGTTCAAGAACTCGCCCGAGCACGTCCGGACCGCGCTGGACGGCCTCAGCGCGCTGTCCAAGACCGTGTCCTCCCGCGACAACCAGATCGCGGAACTGCTGGCGGGCGCCCGGAAGCTGACCACCACGCTGGCGAACTCCAACGACGACTTCGAAAAGCTCATCGGCGACGGCAACCTGCTGCTGACCGAGCTGAACAACCGGCGCGACGCCATCCACCAGCTGCTCGTGGGCGCGCAGCAGCTCTCGCAGCAGCTCAACGGGCTCGTCGCGGACAACAAGGACCAGCTCGGCCCGGCGCTCACCCAGCTCGGGCAGGTCACCGACCTGCTGCAACGCCAGAACGACAACCTCGCGAAGAGCCTCCAGCTGGCCGGCCCGTACTTCCGCGTGGTGAACAACTCCGTGGGCAACGGCCGGTGGGTCGACAACTACCTGTGCGGCTTGATCCCGGAGAACCGCGATCCGTGCACGCCGCCGAAGGGAGGCGCGAAATGA